In the genome of Bacillus thuringiensis, the window CCATATACTCCCGCAATAAATGTTAATGGCATGAAAATAGTCGAGAATACAGTTAATGTTTTCATAATGTTATTCATATGATGTGAGTTTAATGAAAAATAACTATCCCGAATATCCGCCGTTAACTCTCGACTTGCCTCAATCATTTCCGTAAGTTTAAGTAGATGATCATGTATATCTTTAAAATAAATCTCATGATCACTTATACCGTAAAAACGAGTGGAATTCAAAATACGATACAATAAATCACGCATTGGAATAATTGTACGTCTTAACTTAGATAAATCTGCCCTAATATCAAATACTTCTTCTAGCACGGCTCCTGCTGTCTCACCTGTTAAATTATCATCGATCGCATTTAAATGATCTTCAATGTAATATACAGGTGCGAAATAATCATCTACAATTTGATCAGTGATCGTATGTGCTACATGTAAAGGCCCTTTCTTAATCCGCCTCTTCTCACCAAGTGTTTTCCATACTCTTTCAATTGCATTATTATGAGAAAAATGGAAAGAAACAATATAGCGATCACTAACAAACAAATCAATTTCATGTGGTTCTAGCCCATCTTCTCCAAACGCGTGAAGAACTAAAAAGTTATATCCATCATAAAAATCAACTTTTGGCCTCTGTACATATTCTAGACAGTCTTCAATTGCAAGGGGATGGAACTTAAAATGGTCTTGCAGAATATATGTATACTCTTCTTTCGTTGGCTTATATAAATCTAGCCAATACCATACAATATGGTCTTTCTTTGTTTCTTCTAGAGAAACATCATATAATACTTCATCTGTTTTTGTTACTGCACAAATTCTAATCATAATTTCACCCATTATTATTATAAACAAAAAATAGTAAAAAAAGCCAAGGAGAAATCTCCTCAGCTTTTTTTTATTACTTCGTTACGATACCGTGTACTAAAGTTGGTGCATCTACGTGTTCTTTAGAGATCTTCATGTTCTCATAAATTTTCGCTTTTACATCTTCAACATTTTCGCGGTTTGCGTAAATTGTAACAAGGGATTCACCTTGCTTCACGCCATCGCCTACTTTTTTGCGCAGCATTAGACCAACTGCTAAATCAATTTCAGACTCTTTCGTTGCACGTCCTGCTCCTAAAAGCATTGCTGCTGTTCCGATTTCGTCTGCAACGATTTCTGATACATATCCGTCTTCTTTCGCTTCCACTTCAATTTTAAATTGTGCTTGTGGCAATTTAGAAGGGTCATCAACAACAGATGCGTCGCCGCCTTGCGCTGATAAGAACGTTTTAAATGATTCTAGCGCTTTTCCGTTGTTCATTACTTCAATTAGCTTTTTACGTGCATCTTCTAAAGATGAAGCTTGTCCAGCAAGGTACACCATTTGACTTCCAAGTGTTAAACATAGCTCTTCTAAATCTTTCGGCCCTTTACCTTGTAATGTATCAATTGCTTCTTGTACTTCTAATGCGTTACCGATAGCTTCACCGAGTGGTTGACTCATATCAGAAATAACTGCCATCGTATTACGACCAACGTTATTACCGATGCGTACCATTGCTTCTGCTAAACGTTTTGCATCTTCATCCGTTTTCATAAATGCACCTGCTCCAGTTTTTACATCAAGAACAATTGCATCTGCACCAGCAGCAATTTTTTTACTCATAATCGAACTTGCAATAAGCGGAATTGAGTTTACTGTTGCTGTTACATCACGAAGTGCATATAACTTTTTATCAGCAGGTGTTAAGTTACCACTTTGGCCGATAACAGCGATTTTATTTTCATTTACAAGACGCATGAATTCATCGTTTTCAATTTCCACATGGAATCCTGGAACTGCTTCTAATTTATCAATTGTACCACCAGTATGTCCTAAACCGCGTCCAGACATTTTCGCTACTGGTACACCTAAAGCAGCTACTAATGGACCTAATACAAGTGTCGTTGTATCACCAACACCACCTGTCGAATGCTTATCTACTTTTACACCTTCAATAGCTGATAAGTCGATTGTATCACCGCTATTTACCATTGCCATCGTTAAATCAGCACGCTCTTGATCGTTCATATCTTGGAAGAAAATTGCCATTGCAAGTGAACTTACTTGATAATCAGGAATATCACCATTTGTATATCCTTCAACAATAAAGTTAATTTCTTCTGTCGTTAATGCATGTCCGTCACGTTTTTTTGCAATTAGGTCCACCATTCTCATTGTGAAGTCACCCCTTCATTTGTTTTACGATTGCTTTTACTAATGCTAAGAAGTTAGCTTTAACACGTTCTGTCGTTTCAATTACTTCATCGTGGTGAAGTGGCTGATCTAAAATACCAGCTGCCATATTTGAAATACAAGAAATACCTAATACTTTCATACCAGCGTGACGCGCTACAATTACTTCAGGTACTGTTGACATACCAACTGCATCTCCGCCAAGTGTACGAAGCATACGAATTTCAGCAGGTGTTTCATATACAGGACCTGTCATTCCTACGTATACACCTTCTTGTACTTTAATATTTAAGTCTGCTGCAACTTGTTTCGCCATTTCGCGAAGTTCTACTGTATATGATGTAGACATATCAGGGAAACGTACGCCCATTTCAGAATCATTCGGTCCGATTAATGGATTCGTACCCATGAAGTTAATGTGGTCTGAAATTAACATAAGATCGCCTGGCTCAAATGATGTATTTACACCACCAGCTGCGTTTGTTACAACTACTGTTTCTACACCTAGTTCTTTCATAACACGAACTGGGAATGTTACTTTTTGCATGTCGTATCCTTCATAGAAGTGGAAACGTCCTTGCATTGCTACTACTGTTACACCTTGAAGTGTACCAAATACTAGTTGACCTGCATGGCCTTCTACAGTTGATACTGGGAATTCAGGGATTTCACTGTAAGGTACTGTTACTGCGTTCTCAATTTCATCTGCTAATACACCTAGTCCTGATCCAAGGATTAGTCCTACTTGTGGTGTCTCTTGAAATTTCTCTTTTAAGTATGAAGCTGATTTTGTAATAAGTTCACGATTCATTTGTTTATCCCCCTATTTCTTTAGCTCGTTTAAGAAGCTTGTTCCGTATTCTGGCATTTTCACACCGAAGTTTTCTGCTACTGTTGCACCAATATCAGCAAATGTTTGACGAAGTGGTAACTCTTGTCCGCCTTCTTTCATGCTTGGGCTATATGCTAATAATGGTACATATTCACGTGTATGGTCAGTACCAGGGTGAATTGGATCATTACCGTGGTCTGCTGTAATTAATAATAGATCATCTTCTTTTAGTTTTGCGAATACTTCTGGAAGACGTGCATCATATTCTTGCAGAGCTTCTCCGTATCCTTGTGGATCACGGCGGTGGCCGAATAATGCATCAAAGTCAACTAAGTTTAAGAAACTAAGACCTGTAAAGTCCATATTTAATGTATCTACAAGCTTATCCATTCCATCCATGTTAGACTTCGTACGAAGTGATTCCGTTACCCCTTCGCCATCATAAATATCAGAGATTTTACCGATAGCAATTACATCGTAGTCACTATCTTTTAATTCATTCATTACTGTACGGCCGAATGGTTTTAATGCATAGTCATGACGGTTTGGTGTACGTGTAAAGTTTCCAGGTTTACCAACGAATGGACGAGCAATAACACGACCTACCATGTACTTCTCATCTAATGTTAATTCACGTGCAATTTTACAGATTTTATATAACTCATCAAGTGGCACTACTTCTTCGTGTGCTGCAATTTGCAATACGCTATCAGCAGAAGTATAAACGATTAAAGAACCTGTTTCCATTTGCTCTTGACCAAGTTCATCAAGAATCTCAGTTCCAGAAGCTGGCTTATTACCGATAATTTTACGGCCTGTTTTTTCTTCTAATTCATCAAGTAATTCTTTCGGGAATCCTTCCGGGAACACTTGGAATGGTGTATCAATGTAAAGACCCATGATTTCCCAGTGACCTGTCATTGTATCTTTACCAGTAGATTTCTCTTGCATTTTTGTGTAATATCCAAGTGGTTTCTCTACTTTAGAGATACCTTTCATTTCACGAATGTTACCAAGACCTAATTTCACCATGTTAGGCATTTGTAAACCATTCATATGTTCAGCAATGTGACCAATTGTGTCAGATCCTAAATCACCAAATTGCTCAGCATCTGGTGCTTCACCGATTCCCACAGAGTCCATTACGACTAGGAATATACGTTTATATTTATTCATAACTGCGACCTCCTATAAGTTCAGTTCTACTTCTTGTAGTATGTTCAAAACGCTATAAAGTGAAACTGTTATCCATAAGAATTCTCATTGTCAAACAGTACTTCTTTAAACCATTCTCTAACCTATTTCGTTTTACTTGAAACGACTCAAAAACATTTCTAGTTTTTTCTAAGTCAGATGTCAGACATCTGATACTGATATCATAACATGTTTACGCTTTCTTTTTAATACATTTTCGTAGAATTTCTCATTTTCTTCACACTTCTATTGTAATCCATTCTGCAACGAAGTGCTAATTATTTTATGATTTATTTCTTCATAACAAAAATAAAAAGTAGCTCTAAAGAGCTACTTTTTATTTTACTTCTATCGTTTCTTCTTTATGTTCATGCAATTCGCCTTTTCTTACATGCACTTTCACTTTGTAAGAGCCGTTCTCTTTGAAAGTATGTTTCGTTTCATACTCTCCTTTATTTCCTTCTTTCGCTGGAATAAATTCGTGTTTTTCAACACCATCTTTCCAAATCTCTAGTTGTACTTCAGCACCAGTTAATGCTTCTTCTTTTTGCTTTAAATGAACTTTCATTGTAGATTCAGCATTTGCCTTTATGTCTCCAGCCATAAGATGGATCATTGTGTCACTTTTATGATCTCCATGTCCTGCACTGTGGTCACTATTTTCTTTTTTCGCATCTTCTACTTTCGCATTTCCTACAGCAACTTTATGTTCTGGCATAACGTGCATATCACGTGCATTTGTATGAGGAATAATATGATATACTCCGTCAGTTTCAAATGTTTTCTCTACTGCATAAACACCTTTTCCTTTATGCTTACCATCTAACATCTCGTGCTTCTCGTCGCCATCTTTCCAAATTTCAAACTTTACATCATCGGCATCGGTTACTCTTTCTTTTCCTTGTGTAACAAGTGCTTGTACTTCTGTTTTTTCACCAGGTTTAATTTCTTTCGGATTCGTTTGAATTGCTACGTTTACACTTTCAAGTTTCTTTTCTTTTTTCGGTTCTTCTTTGTTTGTATTACAGCCAGCCAACGCTAGCATCGCGATAAATAAAGTTATAATCAGTTTTTTCATCATCATTTCCTCCTTTATACTTTATTTAGTATAGAGGAAATACATTGTAATATTCCAGTCTTCTGCTGAAAACAATATACGAAATGTTTGTGAAGTTTCTGTGAAACGGTCTTCCTCTCTTAATCTATGAAAAAAAGAGCATAGTAACTATGCTCTTGGATGAAACTGTTTATATACATCTTTTAATCTAGTTTTTGAAACGTGCGTATAGATTTGCGTCGTTGAAATATCTGCATGTCCAAGCATTTCTTGTACAGCACGTAAATCTGCTCCATTTTCTAATAAGTGCGTAGCAAACGAATGACGCAACGTATGAGGTGTAAGCTCTTTTTCAATATTTGCTTCTTTCGCTAATCGTTTTAATATTTTCCAAAATCCTTGTCTTGATAATCGATTACCATGATGGTTTAAAAAGAGTGCATCTACTACTTTTTTCCCCATTAATTCTCTTCTTCCTTTTTCAATATACTTTTGAATCGCTTCCGTTGCTAAACTTCCTAGTGGAATAATTCTTTCTTTATTCCCTTTCCCTATGCAACGAACAAATCCCATCGTTAAATGTACATCTTCTAAATTGAGTGCAATCAATTCTGAAACACGAAGTCCTGTTGCATAAAGTAACTCTAGCATCGCCTTGTCACGAATC includes:
- the corA gene encoding magnesium/cobalt transporter CorA, yielding MGEIMIRICAVTKTDEVLYDVSLEETKKDHIVWYWLDLYKPTKEEYTYILQDHFKFHPLAIEDCLEYVQRPKVDFYDGYNFLVLHAFGEDGLEPHEIDLFVSDRYIVSFHFSHNNAIERVWKTLGEKRRIKKGPLHVAHTITDQIVDDYFAPVYYIEDHLNAIDDNLTGETAGAVLEEVFDIRADLSKLRRTIIPMRDLLYRILNSTRFYGISDHEIYFKDIHDHLLKLTEMIEASRELTADIRDSYFSLNSHHMNNIMKTLTVFSTIFMPLTFIAGVYGMNFTHMPELGGQYSYFICLLLMALIGGGMMAWFYKKGWFK
- the deoB gene encoding phosphopentomutase: MNKYKRIFLVVMDSVGIGEAPDAEQFGDLGSDTIGHIAEHMNGLQMPNMVKLGLGNIREMKGISKVEKPLGYYTKMQEKSTGKDTMTGHWEIMGLYIDTPFQVFPEGFPKELLDELEEKTGRKIIGNKPASGTEILDELGQEQMETGSLIVYTSADSVLQIAAHEEVVPLDELYKICKIARELTLDEKYMVGRVIARPFVGKPGNFTRTPNRHDYALKPFGRTVMNELKDSDYDVIAIGKISDIYDGEGVTESLRTKSNMDGMDKLVDTLNMDFTGLSFLNLVDFDALFGHRRDPQGYGEALQEYDARLPEVFAKLKEDDLLLITADHGNDPIHPGTDHTREYVPLLAYSPSMKEGGQELPLRQTFADIGATVAENFGVKMPEYGTSFLNELKK
- the xerD gene encoding site-specific tyrosine recombinase XerD; translation: MEDQLKDFIHYMVVEKGLAKNTVVSYERDLKSYVKYLQNVEQTKTFHEVTRLHIVNFLQYLKENGKSSKTLARHIASIRSFHQFLLRERAVEHDPSVHIETPQGERKLPKVLSVDEVEALLQTPKMTSAFGIRDKAMLELLYATGLRVSELIALNLEDVHLTMGFVRCIGKGNKERIIPLGSLATEAIQKYIEKGRRELMGKKVVDALFLNHHGNRLSRQGFWKILKRLAKEANIEKELTPHTLRHSFATHLLENGADLRAVQEMLGHADISTTQIYTHVSKTRLKDVYKQFHPRA
- a CDS encoding FixH family protein, translated to MMKKLIITLFIAMLALAGCNTNKEEPKKEKKLESVNVAIQTNPKEIKPGEKTEVQALVTQGKERVTDADDVKFEIWKDGDEKHEMLDGKHKGKGVYAVEKTFETDGVYHIIPHTNARDMHVMPEHKVAVGNAKVEDAKKENSDHSAGHGDHKSDTMIHLMAGDIKANAESTMKVHLKQKEEALTGAEVQLEIWKDGVEKHEFIPAKEGNKGEYETKHTFKENGSYKVKVHVRKGELHEHKEETIEVK
- a CDS encoding purine-nucleoside phosphorylase; the encoded protein is MNRELITKSASYLKEKFQETPQVGLILGSGLGVLADEIENAVTVPYSEIPEFPVSTVEGHAGQLVFGTLQGVTVVAMQGRFHFYEGYDMQKVTFPVRVMKELGVETVVVTNAAGGVNTSFEPGDLMLISDHINFMGTNPLIGPNDSEMGVRFPDMSTSYTVELREMAKQVAADLNIKVQEGVYVGMTGPVYETPAEIRMLRTLGGDAVGMSTVPEVIVARHAGMKVLGISCISNMAAGILDQPLHHDEVIETTERVKANFLALVKAIVKQMKG
- a CDS encoding pyrimidine-nucleoside phosphorylase: MRMVDLIAKKRDGHALTTEEINFIVEGYTNGDIPDYQVSSLAMAIFFQDMNDQERADLTMAMVNSGDTIDLSAIEGVKVDKHSTGGVGDTTTLVLGPLVAALGVPVAKMSGRGLGHTGGTIDKLEAVPGFHVEIENDEFMRLVNENKIAVIGQSGNLTPADKKLYALRDVTATVNSIPLIASSIMSKKIAAGADAIVLDVKTGAGAFMKTDEDAKRLAEAMVRIGNNVGRNTMAVISDMSQPLGEAIGNALEVQEAIDTLQGKGPKDLEELCLTLGSQMVYLAGQASSLEDARKKLIEVMNNGKALESFKTFLSAQGGDASVVDDPSKLPQAQFKIEVEAKEDGYVSEIVADEIGTAAMLLGAGRATKESEIDLAVGLMLRKKVGDGVKQGESLVTIYANRENVEDVKAKIYENMKISKEHVDAPTLVHGIVTK